A single window of Nicotiana tomentosiformis chromosome 1, ASM39032v3, whole genome shotgun sequence DNA harbors:
- the LOC104119928 gene encoding ascorbate transporter, chloroplastic → MAIGAVVSNRNFGCFVSSGREQCISRGERLGCAALKYVQRNMLYNDRCLSRSGLSYSGCIYRSYSQSTGPLDGKSFGSKSPFYVELIQPNRFSESSHVINPRRRTRRWECYLSSADSGNSWVQPRKLDKLGFIDGQKLQKKHAAVNRTQADYKSDEYDITGALESLVSSEGASEAILVEEVEQSKPWWEQFPRRWIVVLLCFAAFLLCNMDRVNMSIAILPMSKEFNWNSATVGLIQSSFFWGYLLTQIVGGIWADKLGGKVVLGFGVVWWSIATVLTPIAARMGLPFLLVVRALMGIGEGVAMPAMNNMLSKWIPVSERSRSLALVYSGMYLGSVTGLAFSPILIQKFGWPSVFYSFGSLGSIWFALWLTKAYSSPKDDPGLSALEKRLIMGGSVSKEPVSNIPWKLILSKAPVWALIISHFCHNWGTFILLTWMPTYYSQVLKFNLTESGLLCVLPWLTMAVFANVGGWIADTLVSKGFSITSVRKIMQSIGFLGPAFFLSQLSHVRTPALAVLCMACSQGSDAFSQSGLYSNHQDIGPRYAGVLLGLSNTAGVLAGVFGTAATGYILQKGSWDDVFKVAVILYIIGTLVWNFFSTGERILE, encoded by the exons GCAGAGAGCAGTGTATTAGCCGTGGAGAACGATTGGGTTGTGCTGCTTTGAAGTATGTTCAGAGGAATATGTTATACAACGACCGGTGTCTCTCAAGGAGTGGCTTGTCGTACTCCGGTTGCATTTATAGGTCATATTCCCAATCTACTGGACCTTTGGATGGTAAATCTTTTGGATCAAAATCACCATTTTATGTTGAACTCATTCAACCTAACCGGTTTAGTGAAAGTTCTCATGTCATCAATCCTAGGCGAAGAACCAGAAGATGGGAATGTTATCTTTCCTCTGCTGACTCAGGTAACAGTTGGGTTCAACCAAGGAAACTGGATAAGCTTGGTTTCATTGATGGACAAAAGCTGCAGAAAAAGCATGCTGCGGTAAATAGAACCCAAGCTGACTATAAATCTGATGAGTATGACATAACTGGAGCTTTGGAGTCTCTTGTGTCATCGGAAGGGGCAAGTGAAGCCATTTTGGTGGAAGAAGTTGAGCAATCAAAACCTTGGTGGGAGCAATTTCCAAGACGTTGGATTGTTGTACTGCTGTGTTTTGCTGCATTTTTGTTATGCAACATGGATCGT GTGAACATGAGCATTGCAATTCTTCCGATGTCAAAGGAATTTAACTGGAACAGCGCTACGGTTGGTCTCATCCAGTCTTCCTTCTTCTGGGGCTATCTTCTCACTCAG ATTGTTGGAGGGATATGGGCGGACAAACTTGGTGGGAAGGTAGTGCTTGGCTTCGGAGTTGTCTGGTGGTCGATTGCAACTGTTTTAACTCCTATTGCCGCCAGAATGGGACTTCCATTTTTACTTGTCGTGCGTGCCTTAATGGGTATTGGGGAG GGTGTCGCGATGCCTGCCATGAATAATATGCTCTCAAAGTGGATTCCTGTCTCAGAAAGAAGCAGATCTCTTGCCCTAGTGTATAGTGGAATGTATCTTGGTTCTGTTACAGGATTAGCTTTCTCTCCTATTTTGATCCAGAAGTTCGGATGGCCATCAGTGTTCTATTCCTTTGGTTCTCTTGGAAGCATCTGGTTTGCGCTGTGGTTGACCAAG GCATATAGCTCTCCAAAAGATGATCCAGGGCTTAGTGCGCTGGAAAAGAGGCTGATCATGGGTGGCAGTGTCTCTAAGGAACCTGTCTCTAACATCCCATGGAAACTAATTTTATCAAAGGCACCTGTCTGGGCCCTCATTATCTCCCATTTCTGTCATAACTGGGGAACATTTATTCTACTGACATGGATGCCTACATACTATAGTCAG GTTTTAAAGTTCAACCTCACCGAATCAGGACTACTCTGCGTATTGCCATGGCTGACCATGGCCGTATTTGCAAATGTAGGTGGTTGGATTGCCGATACACTTGTGAGCAAAGGATTCTCCATAACATCAGTTCGTAAG ATTATGCAATCTATTGGTTTTCTGGGCCCTGCTTTTTTTCTTTCACAATTAAGCCATGTGAGGACTCCTGCGTTAGCAGTGCTATGCATGGCATGCAGTCAG GGATCGGATGCATTCTCTCAGTCTGGCCTCTACTCTAATCACCAAGACATTGGACCGCGTTACGCT GGAGTGTTGTTGGGATTATCTAATACTGCTGGAGTGCTAGCTGGTGTCTTCGGTACAGCTGCAACTGGATACATACTACAAAAAG GATCTTGGGATGATGTATTTAAGGTGGCTGTTATATTATACATCATAGGCACATTAGTCTGGAATTTTTTCTCAACTGGAGAGAGAATCCTCGAGTAG
- the LOC104119927 gene encoding cytochrome P450 86A8 translates to MDIAIALLLFTAITCYLLWFTFISRSLKGPRVWPLLGSLPGLIENSERMHDWIVDNLRACGGTYQTCICAIPFLARKQGLVTVTCDPKNLEHILKTRFENYPKGPTWQAVFHELLGQGIFNSDGDTWLFQRKTAALEFTTRTLRQAMARWVNRAIQLRFCPILKTAQLESKPVDLQDLLLRLTFDNICGLAFGKDPQTLAPGLPENTFSSAFDRATEASLQRFILPEVIWKLKKWLGLGMEVSLNRSLVQLDKYMSDIINTRKLELMSQQKDGNPHDDLLSRFMKKKESYTNKFLQHVALNFILAGRDTSSVALSWFFWLVIQNPVVEQKILHEICTVLIETRGSDTSSWLDEPLAFEEVDRLTYLKAALSETLRLYPSVPEDSKHVVVDDLLPDGTFVPAGSSITYSIYSAGRMKTTWGEDCLEFKPERWLTPDGKKFVMHEQYKFVAFNAGPRICLGKDLAYLQMKSVAAAVLLRHRLMVAPGHKVEQKMSLTLFMKDGLKVNLLPRDLTLLTDSLKKEKEVQLVQKLHRDKDE, encoded by the coding sequence ATGGACATTGCCATAGCTTTACTCTTGTTCACTGCCATAACTTGTTATCTTCTATGGTTCACCTTCATCTCAAGATCTCTCAAGGGTCCACGTGTCTGGCCCTTATTGGGCAGCTTACCGGGCTTGATCGAGAACTCCGAGCGTATGCATGACTGGATTGTGGACAACCTCCGCGCGTGTGGTGGCACGTACCAGACATGCATATGTGCTATCCCATTCTTGGCCCGGAAGCAAGGTCTCGTGACTGTCACGTGCGACCCGAAAAACTTGGAGCATATTTTGAAGACCCGATTCGAGAACTACCCGAAGGGTCCGACTTGGCAAGCCGTTTTCCATGAGCTGCTTGGCCAAGGAATTTTTAACTCTGATGGTGACACGTGGCTGTTTCAAAGGAAGACGGCGGCGCTTGAGTTCACGACTAGGACCCTCCGCCAAGCCATGGCTCGATGGGTCAACCGAGCCATTCAGCTTAGGTTCTGTCCAATTCTTAAGACGGCTCAGCTTGAAAGCAAGCCGGTTGATTTACAAGATCTTTTACTTAGGCTTACTTTCGACAACATTTGCGGCTTGGCTTTTGGCAAGGACCCGCAAACATTGGCACCCGGCTTGCCGGAGAATACCTTTTCTTCGGCTTTTGACCGAGCCACTGAGGCGTCGCTGCAGCGGTTCATATTACCTGAAGTTATATGGAAGCTGAAGAAATGGCTTGGGCTAGGAATGGAAGTCAGCTTGAACCGAAGCCTTGTACAGCTGGACAAATACATGTCTGACATCATCAATACACGTAAGCTTGAGTTGATGAGTCAGCAAAAAGATGGAAACCCACATGATGACTTATTATCAAGGTTCATGAAGAAGAAGGAATCCTACACGAACAAGTTCTTGCAACACGTGGCACTCAACTTCATCCTAGCTGGACGTGACACGTCATCGGTCGCATTGAGTTGGTTTTTCTGGTTGGTCATACAAAATCCAGTAGTTGAACAAAAGATCTTACACGAAATATGCACGGTCTTGATAGAGACACGTGGCAGTGACACATCATCATGGCTCGACGAGCCGTTAGCTTTCGAGGAAGTTGATCGGCTAACCTACTTGAAAGCTGCATTATCTGAAACTCTCCGGCTTTATCCGTCGGTGCCGGAGGACTCAAAGCACGTGGTGGTCGACGACTTGTTGCCGGACGGAACATTTGTTCCGGCAGGTTCATCAATAACATATTCCATATATTCAGCTGGAAGAATGAAAACTACATGGGGTGAGGATTGCTTAGAGTTCAAGCCAGAGAGGTGGCTAACCCCAGATGGTAAAAAGTTTGTAATGCATGAACAATACAAGTTTGTGGCTTTTAATGCTGGTCCAAGGATATGTCTAGGGAAAGACTTGGCATACTTGCAAATGAAGTCGGTGGCGGCAGCAGTGTTGCTCCGCCACCGGCTCATGGTGGCTCCCGGCCATAAGGTGGAGCAGAAAATGTCATTGACTTTGTTCATGAAAGACGGCCTTAAAGTAAATCTTCTTCCAAGAGACCTCACACTATTAACGGATAgtctaaagaaggaaaaagagGTCCAATTAGTCCAAAAATTGCATAGGGACAAAGATGAATGA